From a region of the Equus przewalskii isolate Varuska chromosome 2, EquPr2, whole genome shotgun sequence genome:
- the FGA gene encoding fibrinogen alpha chain, translating into MFSMRIFCLVLSVVGTIGTEEGEFLHEGGGVRGPRVVERQQSACKETDWPFCSDEDWNYKCPSGCRMKGLIDEVNQDFTNRINKLKNSLFDYQKHHKDSNSLIRNIMEVLRGDFADAGNRDNTFNQVSKDLRSKIEILKRKVIEQVQHINLLQKNVKAQLIDMKQLEVDIDIKIRSCRGSCSRALTRQIDLKDYEDQQKQLEQVIARDLLPSKDRQYLPRLKVSLLSDLLPADFKSQLQTAPPEWTALTEIQQMKMELETAGRVGKPQVDPVPHGTGSVPESPRHPGSGSASTWTSGSYGPGSASTWNPGSSQPGSSGPWTSGSSGLGSASTWNPGSSEPGSDGPRKPGSSGTLSASIWTSGSSGLGSASTWNPGSSEPGSDGPQKPGSSGTLSASIWTSGSSGPGSASTRHPGSSEPGSDGPRKPGSSGTLSASIWTSGSSGPGSASTRHPGSSEPGSDGLQKAGSSGTGSSSKWIAGSSGTGSGSIWSSGSSQPTRVRPDSSGHGNTRPINPDWGTFEEVSGSVSPGTKKEYHTSKLVTSKGDKELLIGGEKVTSGSTTTTRRSCSKTVTKTVIGPDGHKEVTKEVVNSEDGSDCGDAVELDLFRTFPGEGSLDGLFHRHPDEAAFFDSFSSKTQSMGLGSDGFTDSHHFGVPEYPSSGKTSSHSKQFVTSSTTFNRGGSASKSFKMADEAGSEAGPEDPRGAHATKGSHVKVRSARGIHTSPLGKPSLIP; encoded by the exons ATGTTTTCCATGAGAATCTTCTGCCTGGTCCTGAGTGTGGTGGGCACAATTGGG ACCGAGGAAGGTGAATTTCTACATGAAGGAGGAGGTGTGCGTGGCCCACGAGTTGTGGAAAGACAGCAATCTGCCTGCAAAGAGACGGACTGGCCCTTCTGCTCTGATGAAGACTGG AACTATAAATGCCCTTCTGGCTGCAGGATGAAAGGGTTGATTGATGAAGTCAATCAAGATTTtacaaacagaataaataagCTCAAAAATTCACTATTTGATTATCAGAAGCACCATAAGGACTCCAATTCATTGATCAGGAATATAATGGAAGTTTTGAGAGGGGATTTTGCTGATGCTGGCA ACAGAGATAATACATTTAACCAAGTGTCAAAAGATTTGCGAAGCAAAATTGAGATCCTGAAGCGCAAAGTCATAGAACAAGTACAGCATATCAACCTTCTGCAGAAAAATGTCAAGGCTCAGCTGATAGATATGAAACAACTGGAG gTGGACATTGATATTAAGATCCGCTCTTGCCGAGGGTCATGCAGTAGGGCTTTAACACGTCAGATAGATCTAAAGGACTATGAAGATCAGCAGAAGCAACTTGAACAGGTCATTGCCAGAGACTTACTTCCCTCTAAAGATAGGCAATACTTACCACGGCTAAAAGTGAGCCTGCTTTCAGACTTGCTTCCTGCAGATTTCAAGAGTCAGCTACAGACGGCCCCTCCAGAATGGACCGCACTAACGGAAATTCAGCAGATGAAAATGGAGTTAGAGACAGCTGGTAGAGTTGGGAAGCCCCAAGTAGACCCTGTACCTCATGGGACAGGATCAGTGCCTGAAAGCCCCAGGCACCCTGGATCTGGCAGTGCCAGCACTTGGACCTCTGGGAGCTATGGACCTGGTAGTGCAAGCACTTGGAACCCTGGGAGCTCTCAACCTGGTAGCAGTGGCCCTTGGACCTCTGGGAGCTCTGGACTTGGTAGTGCTAGCACTTGGAACCCCGGGAGCTCTGAACCTGGTAGCGATGGCCCTCGGAAGCCTGGGAGCTCTGGAACTCTAAGTGCCAGCATTTGGACCTCTGGGAGCTCTGGACTTGGTAGTGCTAGCACTTGGAACCCTGGGAGCTCTGAACCTGGTAGCGATGGCCCTCAGAAGCCTGGGAGCTCTGGAACTCTAAGTGCCAGCATTTGGACCTCTGGGAGCTCTGGACCTGGTAGTGCTAGCACTCGGCACCCTGGGAGCTCTGAACCTGGTAGCGATGGCCCTCGGAAGCCTGGGAGCTCTGGAACTCTAAGTGCCAGCATTTGGACCTCTGGGAGCTCTGGACCTGGTAGTGCTAGCACTCGGCACCCTGGGAGCTCTGAACCTGGTAGCGATGGCCTTCAGAAGGCTGGAAGCTCTGGAACTGGAAGTTCTAGCAAGTGGATCGCTGGGAGCTCTGGAACTGGAAGTGGTAGCATTTGGAGCTCTGGAAGTTCTCAGCCTACACGTGTTAGGCCAGATAGCTCAGGGCATGGGAACACCAGGCCTATCAACCCAGACTGGGGTACATTTGAAGAGGTGTCAGGAAGTGTAAGTCCAGGTACAAAGAAAGAGTACCACACAAGTAAATTGGTCACTTCTAAAGGAGATAAAGAGCTTCTGATTGGTGGTGAGAAGGTCACCTCTGGCAGTACAACCACCACTCGCCGTTCATGCTCTAAAACAGTTACTAAGACTGTTATAGGTCCTGATGGTCACAAAGAAGTTACCAAAGAAGTAGTAAACTCAGAAGATGGTTCTGACTGTGGTGATGCAGTCGAGTTAGACTTGTTCCGTACTTTCCCTGGCGAGGGTAGCCTAGATGGTTTATTTCATAGGCACCCTGATGAAGCTGCTTTCTTTGACTCCTTTAGCAGTAAGACCCAGTCTATGGGTTTAGGATCTGACGGCTTCACGGACTCTCATCACTTTGGTGTACCTGAGTATCCTTCAAGTGGTAAAACTTCAAGTCACAGCAAACAATTTGTGACCAGTAGCACAACGTTCAACAGAGGAGGCTCTGCAAGTAAGAGCTTTAAAATGGCAGATGAGGCGGGAAGCGAAGCAGGTCCTGAAGACCCCAGAGGAGCACATGCCACCAAGGGAAGCCATGTTAAAGTTCGCTCTGCAAGAGGTATCCACACTTCTCCCTTGGGGAAACCTTCCCTGATCCCCTAG
- the LOC139082056 gene encoding fibrinogen alpha chain-like, with product MDGSLNFNRTWQDYKRGFGSLNDKGEGEFWLGNEYLHLLTLRDSVLRVELEDWAGNRTYAEYHFRVGSEAEGYALQVSSYEGTAGDALIEGSVEEGTEYTSHAGMEFSTFDRDADKWEENCAEVYGGGWWYNNCQAANLNGIYYRGGSYDPRNNSPYEIENGVVWVPFRGADYSLRAVRMKIRPLGNEQAKRGDVRAPLSLFSEVEKK from the coding sequence ATGGATGGATCACTGAATTTTAACCGGACCTGGCAAGACTACAAGAGAGGTTTCGGCAGCCTGAATGACAAGGGGGAAGGAGAATTCTGGCTAGGCAATGAATACCTCCATTTACTAACCCTGAGGGACTCTGTCCTTCGGGTTGAATTAGAGGACTGGGCTGGGAACCGGACTTATGCAGAATATCACTTCCGGGTAGGCTCTGAGGCCGAAGGCTACGCCCTGCAAGTCTCCTCCTATGAGGGCACGGCGGGCGATGCTCTGATTGAGGGTTCTGTAGAGGAAGGCACAGAGTACACTTCTCATGCCGGCATGGAGTTCAGCACCTTTGACAGGGATGCAGACAAGTGGGAAGAGAACTGTGCGGAAGTCTACGGAGGAGGCTGGTGGTACAACAACTGCCAAGCGGCCAACCTCAATGGCATCTACTACCGTGGGGGCTCCTATGACCCGAGGAACAACAGTCCTTATGAGATTGAGAATGGAGTGGTCTGGGTCCCCTTCAGGGGTGCCGATTATTCCCTCAGAGCTGTTCGCATGAAAATCAGGCCCCTGGGGAACGAACAGGCTAAAAGAGGCGATGTGAGAGCACCGCTTTCTCTGTTTAGTGAAGTGGAGAAAAAATAA
- the FGB gene encoding fibrinogen beta chain isoform X1 — translation MVSWNFQKFKTMKLLFLLLLCVSVVRSQALDYDHEEEDGRTKVTFDARSHRPLDKKREEPLSLKPAPPPISGPGYRPRPAKVAANKKKVERKAPDAGGCVHADPDLGVLCPTGCQLQDTLVKQERSVRNSVNELSHNVESISQSSSSNFQYITALKEMWKKREKQLKDNENVVGEYSSELEKHQLYIDETVNSNVPTNIRVLRSILENLRSKIQKLESDVSAQMEYCRNPCTVSCNIPVVSGRECEEVIRNGGETSEMYLIQPDRSAKPYRVYCDMTTESGGWTVIQNRQDGSVDFGRKWDPYKQGFGNIATNADGKKYCGLPGEYWLGNDKISQLTMMGPTVLLIEMEDWRGDKVKALYEGFTVKGEGDKYQLSVGKYKGTAGNALVDGASQLVGENRTMTIHNGMYFSTYDRDNDGWTTTDPRKQCSKEDGGGWWYNRCHAANPNGRYYWGGQYSWDMAKHGTDDGVVWMNWKGSWYSMKKISMKIRPYFPQQ, via the exons ATGGTTTCTTGGAACttccaaaaatttaaaaccatgaaacttctattTCTGTTACTACTGTGTGTTTCTGTAGTTAGGTCCCAAGCTCTTGACTATGATCATgag GAAGAAGATGGGAGAACTAAG GTCACCTTTGATGCCCGGAGTCATCGACCCCTTGACAAGAAGAGGGAAGAGCCTCTCAGCCTGAAacctgccccacctcccatcAGTGGACCTGGCTATCGGCCTCGTCCAGCCAAAGTAGCAGCCaacaaaaagaaagtggaaagaaaagcCCCTGATGCTGGAGGCTGTGTTCATGCTGACCCAGACCTG ggaGTGTTGTGTCCTACAGGATGTCAGTTGCAAGATACTTTGGTAAAACAGGAAAGATCAGTCAGAAACAGTGTAAATGAGTTAAGTCATAATGTGGAGTCTATTTCCCAGAGCTCTTCTAGCAACTTTCAGTATATAACTGCGCTAAAAGAGATgtggaaaaagagggagaagcaaTTAAAAG ATAATGAAAATGTAGTAGGTGAATACTCCTCAGAGCTGGAAAAGCACCAACTGTATATAGATGAGACTGTGAATAGTAATGTCCCAACTAACATTCGTGTGCTCCGTTCAATCCTGGAAAACTTGAgaagcaaaatacaaaaattagaatcTGATGTCTCAGCGCAGATGGAATACTGCCGCAACCCATGCACTGTCAGTTGCAATATTCCTGTAGTGTCTGGCAGAG AATGTGAGGAGGTTATCAGGAATGGAGGTGAAACATCTGAAATGTATCTCATTCAGCCTGACCGTTCTGCCAAACCATATAGAGTATACTGTGATATGACCACAGAGAGTGGAG GATGGACGGTAATTCAGAACCGCCAGGATGGTAGTGTTGACTTTGGCAGGAAATGGGATCCATACAAACAAGGATTTGGAAATATTGCAACCAATGCAGATGGGAAAAAATACTGTGGCCTACCAG GTGAGTATTGGCttggaaatgataaaattagCCAACTTACAATGATGGGACCCACAGTACTTTTGATTGAAATGGAGGACTGGAGAGGAGATAAGGTGAAGGCACTCTACGAAGGATTCACTGTAAAGGGTGAGGGCGACAAATACCAACTCTCAGTGGGCAAATATAAGGGAACAGCTGGCAATGCCCTCGTGGACGGAGCTTCTCAACTGGTGGGAGAAAACAGAACCATGACCATTCACAACGGCATGTACTTCAGCACATACGACAGAGACAATGACGGCTG GACAACTACAGATCCCAGAAAGCAGTGTTCTAAAGAGGATGGTGGTGGATGGTGGTATAATAGATGCCATGCAGCCAATCCAAACGGCAGATACTACTGGGGTGGGCAGTACAGCTGGGACATGGCAAAACATGGCACGGATGATGGAGTGGTATGGATGAACTGGAAGGGGTCCTGGTACTCCATGAAGAAAATTTCTATGAAGATCAGGCCCTATTTCCCACAGCAATAG
- the FGB gene encoding fibrinogen beta chain isoform X2, with protein sequence MVSWNFQKFKTMKLLFLLLLCVSVVRSQALDYDHEEEDGRTKVTFDARSHRPLDKKREEPLSLKPAPPPISGPGYRPRPAKVAANKKKVERKAPDAGGCVHADPDLGVLCPTGCQLQDTLVKQERSVRNSVNELSHNVESISQSSSSNFQYITALKEMWKKREKQLKECEEVIRNGGETSEMYLIQPDRSAKPYRVYCDMTTESGGWTVIQNRQDGSVDFGRKWDPYKQGFGNIATNADGKKYCGLPGEYWLGNDKISQLTMMGPTVLLIEMEDWRGDKVKALYEGFTVKGEGDKYQLSVGKYKGTAGNALVDGASQLVGENRTMTIHNGMYFSTYDRDNDGWTTTDPRKQCSKEDGGGWWYNRCHAANPNGRYYWGGQYSWDMAKHGTDDGVVWMNWKGSWYSMKKISMKIRPYFPQQ encoded by the exons ATGGTTTCTTGGAACttccaaaaatttaaaaccatgaaacttctattTCTGTTACTACTGTGTGTTTCTGTAGTTAGGTCCCAAGCTCTTGACTATGATCATgag GAAGAAGATGGGAGAACTAAG GTCACCTTTGATGCCCGGAGTCATCGACCCCTTGACAAGAAGAGGGAAGAGCCTCTCAGCCTGAAacctgccccacctcccatcAGTGGACCTGGCTATCGGCCTCGTCCAGCCAAAGTAGCAGCCaacaaaaagaaagtggaaagaaaagcCCCTGATGCTGGAGGCTGTGTTCATGCTGACCCAGACCTG ggaGTGTTGTGTCCTACAGGATGTCAGTTGCAAGATACTTTGGTAAAACAGGAAAGATCAGTCAGAAACAGTGTAAATGAGTTAAGTCATAATGTGGAGTCTATTTCCCAGAGCTCTTCTAGCAACTTTCAGTATATAACTGCGCTAAAAGAGATgtggaaaaagagggagaagcaaTTAAAAG AATGTGAGGAGGTTATCAGGAATGGAGGTGAAACATCTGAAATGTATCTCATTCAGCCTGACCGTTCTGCCAAACCATATAGAGTATACTGTGATATGACCACAGAGAGTGGAG GATGGACGGTAATTCAGAACCGCCAGGATGGTAGTGTTGACTTTGGCAGGAAATGGGATCCATACAAACAAGGATTTGGAAATATTGCAACCAATGCAGATGGGAAAAAATACTGTGGCCTACCAG GTGAGTATTGGCttggaaatgataaaattagCCAACTTACAATGATGGGACCCACAGTACTTTTGATTGAAATGGAGGACTGGAGAGGAGATAAGGTGAAGGCACTCTACGAAGGATTCACTGTAAAGGGTGAGGGCGACAAATACCAACTCTCAGTGGGCAAATATAAGGGAACAGCTGGCAATGCCCTCGTGGACGGAGCTTCTCAACTGGTGGGAGAAAACAGAACCATGACCATTCACAACGGCATGTACTTCAGCACATACGACAGAGACAATGACGGCTG GACAACTACAGATCCCAGAAAGCAGTGTTCTAAAGAGGATGGTGGTGGATGGTGGTATAATAGATGCCATGCAGCCAATCCAAACGGCAGATACTACTGGGGTGGGCAGTACAGCTGGGACATGGCAAAACATGGCACGGATGATGGAGTGGTATGGATGAACTGGAAGGGGTCCTGGTACTCCATGAAGAAAATTTCTATGAAGATCAGGCCCTATTTCCCACAGCAATAG